CCAGCTGAGCGGGTGAAGCGGCTGGGACCCCGCGGcctctgtccccagccctgccGCCGATCTGAGAGCTGGGATTCGGGGCGGGCAgcgggaggctgagctggagcAGCCGGAGCCGCCGCAGGAGGGGCTGAGGGGTGCCCCGCCGCCCTTCTCGGCCGCCTTGGTGGCTTTCCCGGCCTCTCGGCCAAGGGCGCGGGGCTGCGGGTGAGTCTCCCGGGGAGTCGCCTCGCACAACAGGCGCGAGCGAATCTCCTCCTTTCCACTCTCCCGGAGGCGCTGTGGCTCTTAAAACCTCCGCTCCTTCTCTTCGCAGCCACCAGAAGGCGCGGCCTGCCACGTGGGCAAAGGCAGTCTCCCCCAGAGCCCCGTTGCGCCCCAAAGCCGGGTTCCATCTCATCTCCGACAAAGACACTTCCTGATTTGCCCCTCACCAGACTCCAGCAACTTTCCGGGTCCCCGGGAACCTGATTTCGCCTCTGGGCCTCCATGATTAGTGGCGGCTGGAGCGCTGCTCCCCAACCTGGGCCCACTTTAGGGTgtgtggggcagggaggagggtgggaTCACTCTTAATCTCGTGTCACAGCTAAATAATTTACCCAAGGTCTTCTCTTCCTGCCAGTTCCCTTCCCTGTTCCACTGCCCTTGACTTCCTGCTTTGTGAAACCCCGGAGAAAGAAAGGCCAAGTCttaataaaagttaatattaataGAGGCCCCATACTCCGGGCTTCTCCAACACCTCATCTTCCCCTCTCACCTCCACCCCCTCCACTCAAGCCCCGTTTCTCGGGGagttctttcaaaactggagatGGGACTGTACTTTGGGGTACATTCAGGAAACAAGGACGCTTGGGCCACATTGTGTCTAAACCACATCCTCCTCCAGTTCCCATCAGCGCGGAGGGTGGCAAAGGTCGAGCGTGCACACAGTAGCTGCCCCACAGAAGCCGCGCTGGTTCCAAAGCAGTCCAGAGATAAGGGCGGGGGCCAGCCGGCAGGTTCTGCAGGAGAAATACCTGCTGGAAAGAACAGGCCCAGCGACTACTGAGAGGCGAGGAGCAAAATTTACCAGTGTTCAACAGATACTTTTAAAAAGGCAACAAACCAATACTGTACAAAGAATACGTAACAGTATCAAGCTCACTGTTCCCTGATGTGTGTGCGGATTCGAGTCTACTGACTTTCCCATAGTAAAGTCTAGTTTGGTTTGAGCTAAGGGCTTGCACAAACAATTCCTTCCAAGAAGGTTAAACATGCAGAAATGTGAAAAGAACAtcctttttctttcaatttcatcCCTCTGTTAACAATGTGAACACTCTGTTGGACGTCATTTCGAGAATTTTTCTGTGCTTACacaaatatgtattacatataatcttgttctttcttttctgtcctttaaaaaaaaaacaaaaatgaagtcaCACTTTACTTTGTGACTTGCTTGTATCATTTAATAATATATCATGGGCATTTCCCCAGGTCATTACACATAAatcatatcaatttttaaaatgtccattgCATTATGTAAATAAAGATGTAATAGAATTTTATtgattcaatcatttattttgaatatttactatgttctaggtgctgggaaaacagcAATAATCGTCACTGTTAAAAATCCCTATTCTTGGGGAACTTAATTCTAgtgggaaaaaatttaaaatcaatttatttaacaatttcatTACAGATGAACATTTAAgttgttgtcagtgttttgttaTTACAAACCATATAAAGGTAAACTTTTTACATATACCCttttgtagttttgtatttttaaaggatagATTTCTTAAATTGGAAATGGTAGGTcaaaaaatgtgtacattttaaagCTCTAGTAAAGATAGCCATTGCTTTCCAAAAAACTTTAGCAAGTCACACAATTCACAGTCCCCTTGAATGAGTTTCCCTTTCTTCATATCCTCTTTTGCCCTAGACATTATCTCTtaaatttttgccaatctgatggaCAGAAAATGGTAaccaatttaatttttcattctgAAATTATTAAGCAGGTTGAGCACATTTCATGTTTATTGGGCATTTGCATTTTGTcttcccaggatggtctcgatctcctgacctcgtgatccgcccgtctcggcctcccaaagtgctgggattacaggcttgagccaccgcgcccggccgtcttcaatgatttttcttttctagtaaacagaaccaaaagaaaTTGAGTGAGTACTTGCATATCCCAGCCTTCATGCttgatttttaaacttaaattattttatttaagcttTAAAATAACCAGCATTCATTTCTATGAGATAGATTCTGATTTAGGCCTTTCCGACATCAAACACTGTACAATTTCAAGCATTACCGAGTCTGCTCTCTGAATAGCGCAgactttgggccaggtgcggccgctcgcgcctgtaatcccagcactttgggaggctgaggcaggagaatcgcttaaacttgggaggcagaggttgcagtgagctgagatcacaccactgtactccagcctcggtgacagagcaaaactccatctaaaaataaaaaataaaaaaaaaagtgcagactTTAAAAGTATAAAGGTAGAGTGAgaagtgacaaaggaaacagtAGATAGTAATTAAGGACAtcatatctgaaatttaaaagcaaataacaaaatgatgaAAAAGCATTTGCTACAAGAATGCCAGAAAATTGCTAACCTATAAAGAATACAatacaaaatgagaagaaaacatagacTTCTAAAGAAATACTGGCaaggccggtgcggtggctcatgcctgtaatcccagcactttgggaagccgaggtgggtggatcacaaggtcaggagttcgagaccagtctggcgaacatagtgaaacacaaaaaatgagctgggtgtggtgggatgtgcctgtaatcccagctacttgggaggctgaggcaggagaatcacatgaacctgggaggtggaggttgcagtgagccgatatcacgccattgcactccaacctgggcaacagtgcgagacgccatctcaaaaaaaaaaaaaaaaaaaaggacaaataataaccaaaactaaaaaaatcCAGTACTCAATGCTGGTAAGGATATGATGAAACAGGCACCCacaggaataataaaataatacattagtaTGTATTTCTAAACGGCAATCTGGCAATATAGTCACAAGTCATAAGCTGTTCACACTCACTAAGTTCCATATCTAGAATCTAGTctcaggaaataataaaaaagtagagAGTTGGAAATAAGTGTCCAACATTAAGGTTTTGgatcacagtgagatatcatctcacactaatcagaatggctattattaaaaagtaaaaaaataacaggtaGCGAGGTTGTGGAGTAAAgagaatgtttatacactgctggtgggaatgtttagttcagtcattgtggaaagtagtttggagattttcaacgaacttaaaacagagctaccacctgactcagcaatcccattactgggtttatacccaaaggaatataaatcattctcccataaacacacatacacacatatgtttactgcagcactattcacaatggcaaagacatggaatcaacctagatgtccatcaatggtagactggctaaaggaaatgtggtacaaatataccatggaatactacacagccataaaaaagaatgaaatcatgtcctttgcaacaacgcAGATACAGCCAGAgaccaggaaaagaaaattaaatactgcatgttttcacttataagtggaagctaaacattgagtgcaCATGGCTACAAAGAGTGGAACAATACACATCAGGGCTTACTTGAGGGTGGAGTGTAGGAGAAAGATGAGGATCAAAAACTACCCATtggggctgggctcggtggctcacgcctgtaatcccagcactttgggaggccgaggcaggtgggtcacttgaggtcaggagtttgagaccagcctggccaacatggtgaaacaccgtgtctactaaaaatacaaaaattagccaggtatggtggtgtatacttgtaatcccagctacccaggaggctgaggcatgagaatcgcttaaatggaagctgcagtaagccaagatcatcactttagcctgggcgacagagcgagaccctgtctccaaaacaaaacaaaaccatccattgggtactatgctcactgctGCCTGGGTGATGacatcatttgtacaccaaaccccagcaaCATGTAAtttacccaggtaacaaacctgaacatgtatcccttgaacctaaaataaaagttaaaagaacaaaaaaaaaaaaaaaaaaattaaggttttgGACAACTAACTTATGTTACATTCATTCAAAAGCATATTACATAACCATTAAAGTTGCTGTTTTCAGAGTATGTAATGGCATGGGAATGCTTGTTTTGGCTCATACATTTGAAAAGGCAAGATACAAGAGAATATATACAGGGTAATATTTTGCAGCTATGCAGAGATAGCAGGCTGAAAAAGGGCACCCCAAAAGATATCCATGTCCTAATTCCTAGAACCTATGAACATTACTTTgtatgagaaacaaaataaaaaagcaagcaaacaaaaaatcaaaatccagCTCAAAAGAGTCTTTGCAGGTATGATCAAGgattttgaggccaggtgtggtggctcacacctgtaatctcagcactctgggaggccgaggaaggtggatcgcttgaactcaagaatttgagaccatcctggacaagacggtgaaaccgtgtctccataaaaaatacaaaacatagtcAGGGATAGCAGTGGgcacatgtagtcctagctacttgggaggctgcagtgaaaggatcgcttgagccttagaggaagaggttgcagtgagccgagattgtgccactgcactccaacctgggtgacagagcaagactctgtctaggaaaaaaaaaaggatatggaGGTGGAGAGGTTATCCTGGACTGTTCATGTGGGCCCTAAATGCCATTGCAAATGTCATaataagagacaaacagaagtctgctcacgcctgtaatcctagcactttgggaggccaaggtgggtgaatcatctgaggtcaggagttccagaccagtctggccaacgtagtgaaaccccgtttctactaaaaacacaaaaattagctgggcgtggtggtgtgcgcctcttgtcccagctacttgggaggctgaggtaggagaatcccttgaacccaggaggcggaggttgcagtgatctgagatcgcgccattgcattcctgcttgggcaacaagagcgaaactccgtctcaaaaagagagagagagagagagaaacagaagagatTCCCTCTACCCTGTCTCAtcgtatgcacacacacatgagaAAGCAATGTGAACAAGGAACAGAGAGAAATTTGTAGATATTGGCTTTGACACAAGTCAATGTCAGCAACTactagaagctggaagaagcaaggaaggggTATTCCCCAACAGTCTCCAGGGGGGTGTGGCCcagctaacaccttgattttggcccagtGATAACAGtttaaacttctggcctccagaactgtaagagaataaacttctgttgtgtTAAACCATCAAgtctgtgataatttgttacagcaggcacaggaaactaatatagcAGTGTTTCTGTTATTACTGTCAAACAACAAACAACTTCAAACTTTGTGTCATGCAACAACCATCTCATTATGTTCATGGATTCTGTGGGACAAGAATTCAGACAGGGTATGTAAGAATAACTTGTCTCTATGCTACAGTGTCTGGAGCCTCAGTTAGGAAGAATTGAATGTCTGGGACTGAAATCACCTAGAGGTTCCTTTATTGGCATCTGGGCTAAAACAAAGTTGAAATTTGAGCTTACTTTGGGTTGTTAACCAGAGTTCCTCTTCATTTGGCTTGGGCTTCCACAGGGTTGTGACTTCTAACATTAGTGGTTCAGAGCTTCAAGAGTCAGTGTTCCCTTAAGCAGGATGGAAGCTATACGTACTATTCTGACCTAGCTTCAGAAATCACATGGTGTCACTTCCACCACCATTTTCAGTTGATTGAAGAAGTGACAGGCCCTCCAGGTTTGAGAGGGAGAGACATAAATCCACTACTCCGTGGGAGGAATATCAAAAAATTTGCAGCCATGTTTCAGACTTCCAGTTTGCCCCATGTGCACAAATTATTTACATTCTTCCACCTCCAAGTTCTTTCCTCCCAAAGTTTCATCTCATTAAAGCACCAGGCTTATGCTCAAGGTCCAGGTCTCATGATATAAATCAGGTCCAGGTGCAGATTAGGCTCCTTCAGTTAGGTTGCTTGAATATGGTTCCTCTTGATCAGAAAATGtgtgaaataaatagaaacattttctGCCACTCTTCCCCCAAATAAACCCAACACAAAGTGATATAGGTATAGAATAATGTGTATAAATTATCTTGTACTAAAGTGTGGAAAATGGAAACACGTAACAGTCATTGGTTTATGTTAATTCTGAAACCCATCTGAGCATATGTTGCCCATGTATTGCTTAGGGCCCCGTCCTGCTTGTTGCAAAGTACTCTCTGGAactttttcctctgttttataAGTCTTTATTCCCTTTTTCTGAGCTATCCTTTCTTTTCCATAACAAGTAGCCTGtgtgtggctgggcgcagtgcctcatgcctgtaatcccagcactttgggaggctgaggcaggtggatcatgaggtcaggagttcaaggccagcctggccaagagggtgaaaccccatctctattaaaaatacaaaaattagctgggcgtggtggcgggtgcctgtaatcccagctactcaggaggctgaggcagagaattgcttgaacctgggaggcagatgttgcaatgagccgagattgtgccactgcactccagtctgggtgacagagtgagactccatctcaaaacaagcaaacaaacaaataaacaaaaagtagccTGTGCAGAGTTTCAGTCTGCTTTCTGACTAGAAGTCTGGGGAGCCTTTTATTTTGTGCTATCTGTTCCTTTCGAACCAAGGTGATATAATTCCTTTAACATATTTGTGGGTTTCCTGTGTACCAGTTTATGAAACCTATTCCATTAGATAAGGCTACACCCACAAATCTCTTTGTGATAAGCTCTTCTCTACCTTGAGCTCCCCCTGAAGCTGTAGTGCAGCAATACCCTTGAGATTTTCAGAAGCCCCACTGTTAGACAGAGTTTGTTTGAAAGGCTTCCCTAGAAACCTTAGGAGGCCTTTTGTCTACTTGAAAGAGTCTACAAAGGACCACCTTATACCCTTCTTAGATCCCAACAAGGAGCTTTAAAGTCACAtgtttgtcttcattttaattcTGAGAACACATTTTCTTGACTGTGTCCTAGATTTGATCTTCCCTAGAGGTTTTTTCTTGCCTTGAGAATCTCCTGCTGGATAAATTCAGCTGAAAGCCCTCTATGTATCTTCTTAATTTGACTTGAAAGCTGAacatcacattttttttaaaatttcatcttcaTCATTTCAGATTTTACATAGGCAGCTATAAGAAGCTGGTGGCACCTTCGGTACTCTGCCCAGAAATCTCCTTAGCTGGATGACTTGAGCTTATTAAGTACCCTTCCTGTTTTCCATATTATCTCAGATGACAGTGTTGCCAAATTTTCTgccaatatataataaatattttatgt
This Piliocolobus tephrosceles isolate RC106 chromosome X, ASM277652v3, whole genome shotgun sequence DNA region includes the following protein-coding sequences:
- the LOC111540421 gene encoding uncharacterized protein LOC111540421, encoding MRWNPALGRNGALGETAFAHVAGRAFWWLRREGAEVLRATAPPGEWKGGDSLAPVVRGDSPGDSPAAPRPWPRGRESHQGGREGRRGTPQPLLRRLRLLQLSLPLPAPNPSSQIGGRAGDRGRGVPAASPAQLEQQRPLPGTSRRRDRPDAGGRGRRRETEHTRDPFARSESQIPRAWYHHRRPRSSSYDRSKASAPGLLRQVALALAAQVPLTSAP